In one window of Paenarthrobacter nicotinovorans DNA:
- a CDS encoding NHL domain-containing thioredoxin family protein — MSETVRTQHRVRASELEGRGWLNTGGKSLDLESLRGKIVLLDFWTFCCINCLHVLDELRPLEEKYSDVLVTVGVHSPKFEHEADPVALASAVERYEIHHPVLDDPELATWKAYTARAWPTLVVVDPEGYIVAHLSGEGHADGLAVLLEELVAEHEAKGTLHRGDGPYVAPVPTSGTLRFPGKATQLANGNYLVVDSGHHRLVELRPDLETVERIIGSGTKGYLDGQSEIARFNEPQGVTLLPSELAWKLGYDAVVADTVNHRLRGVTLSSGYVQTIAGNGVQRLLDTGPARVTDSGAGTWSEHHDDGPADFAGDALDVGALGRGTEVSLSSPWDVVWSEKLQKVVIAMAGTHQIFAFDPLANEVSILAGSGLEGLLDGKAEEAWFAQSSGLAIDGEDNIWVADSETSSLRRLVVSDSGVTVETAVGKGLFDFGFRDGEAAEARLQHPLGVTVLPDNSVAIADTYNGAVRRYDPATKSVSTLARGLAEPSDVVVVQVEGSDPLLVVVESNKHQLVLVPIPKEAQQVDEGASQTHRPKSPVTPGTLELAVRFKAPTGQKLDDRWGDPTQMKISSTPPELLVSGGGTSVGLLRTLELSADVPEGILHITARAAACDGPETEDGEIPDHAACHLYQQDWGIPVVLQADGESELVLDLRGMD, encoded by the coding sequence ATGAGCGAAACCGTACGTACCCAACACCGGGTCCGGGCCTCCGAACTCGAGGGCCGCGGCTGGCTCAACACCGGTGGGAAGTCCTTGGACCTCGAGTCCCTGCGCGGCAAGATCGTGCTTCTCGACTTCTGGACCTTCTGCTGCATCAACTGCCTGCACGTTCTCGACGAGCTGCGTCCGTTGGAAGAAAAGTACTCGGACGTCCTGGTAACCGTTGGCGTGCATTCGCCCAAGTTCGAGCACGAAGCAGATCCTGTCGCTTTGGCATCAGCCGTCGAACGCTACGAGATCCACCACCCTGTGCTGGATGACCCCGAACTGGCCACCTGGAAGGCGTACACCGCCCGTGCCTGGCCCACGCTGGTGGTAGTGGACCCCGAGGGCTACATTGTGGCCCACCTTTCCGGCGAGGGCCACGCAGACGGCCTCGCCGTCCTGCTCGAAGAACTCGTCGCTGAACATGAAGCCAAGGGGACACTCCACCGCGGTGACGGTCCGTACGTAGCTCCTGTGCCGACGTCGGGCACTCTGCGGTTCCCCGGTAAGGCGACCCAGCTCGCCAACGGAAACTACCTGGTGGTGGATTCCGGCCATCACCGTTTGGTGGAGTTGCGCCCGGATCTGGAGACCGTGGAGCGGATCATCGGGTCCGGCACCAAGGGCTACCTGGACGGGCAATCTGAAATTGCCCGGTTCAACGAACCCCAGGGCGTCACCCTTTTGCCGTCGGAGCTGGCTTGGAAGCTCGGCTACGATGCCGTGGTGGCCGACACCGTCAACCACCGCCTCCGAGGCGTGACCCTCAGCTCGGGATACGTCCAGACGATCGCAGGCAACGGCGTGCAGCGGCTCCTGGACACCGGGCCCGCCCGTGTCACCGACTCCGGCGCCGGTACCTGGTCTGAACACCACGACGACGGTCCGGCTGACTTCGCCGGGGACGCCCTGGACGTTGGAGCGCTCGGGCGCGGCACGGAAGTGTCCCTTTCCTCGCCATGGGATGTGGTCTGGAGCGAAAAGCTGCAGAAGGTGGTCATCGCCATGGCCGGCACACACCAGATTTTCGCTTTTGACCCCCTGGCCAATGAGGTCTCCATCCTGGCCGGCTCCGGTCTTGAAGGTTTGCTGGACGGCAAAGCCGAGGAAGCCTGGTTCGCACAATCCTCCGGCCTGGCAATCGACGGCGAAGACAACATCTGGGTAGCTGACTCGGAGACATCGTCCTTGCGCCGCCTGGTGGTCAGCGATTCCGGCGTGACCGTGGAAACCGCAGTAGGCAAGGGCCTGTTCGATTTCGGCTTCCGTGATGGGGAAGCTGCCGAAGCCCGCTTGCAGCACCCTTTGGGCGTGACTGTGCTTCCGGACAACTCGGTGGCCATCGCCGATACCTACAACGGGGCTGTGCGCCGCTACGACCCCGCCACCAAGTCCGTCTCCACCCTGGCCCGGGGCCTCGCTGAGCCGAGCGACGTCGTGGTGGTCCAGGTGGAAGGCAGCGATCCGTTGCTGGTAGTGGTGGAATCGAACAAGCACCAGCTGGTCCTGGTACCGATCCCCAAGGAAGCCCAACAGGTGGACGAGGGCGCATCGCAGACGCACCGCCCCAAGAGCCCGGTCACGCCCGGTACCCTTGAGCTGGCCGTGCGCTTCAAGGCTCCCACCGGTCAAAAGCTTGATGACCGCTGGGGCGATCCCACCCAGATGAAGATTTCCTCCACACCGCCCGAGCTCCTGGTTTCCGGCGGCGGGACCTCGGTGGGTCTCCTGCGCACGCTTGAATTGTCGGCGGATGTCCCCGAAGGAATCCTGCACATCACCGCCCGCGCGGCCGCCTGTGATGGACCGGAGACCGAAGACGGCGAAATCCCGGACCACGCCGCTTGCCACCTGTACCAGCAGGATTGGGGCATTCCGGTGGTCCTGCAGGCCGACGGGGAGTCTGAGCTCGTGCTGGACCTCCGCGGCATGGACTAA